In Brassica rapa cultivar Chiifu-401-42 chromosome A06, CAAS_Brap_v3.01, whole genome shotgun sequence, a single window of DNA contains:
- the LOC103872425 gene encoding inosine-5'-monophosphate dehydrogenase 2, protein MASGFEDGFSAEKLFAQGYSYTYDDVIFLPHYIDFSTDAVSLSTRLSKRVPLSIPCVASPMDTVSESHMAAAMAALGGIGIVHYNCDIATQASVIRHAKSLRVPIASDAVFKCPENLIGSVDDFGPSSFVFVSQTGTLTPSLLGYVSKSEWSCMKDEQKEMKIYDYMRSCESRDYYVPWDIDLDKIDAVLEDKQKGFVVLEKDGETVNVVTKDDVERVKGYPKLGSGTVGPDNKWMVGAAIGTRESDKERLEHLVKAGANVVVLDSSQGNSIYQIEMIKYVKNLYPELDVVGGNVVTMYQAENLIKAGVDGLRVGMGSGSICTTQEVCAVGRGQATAVYKVSTLAAQHGVPVIADGGISNSGHIVKALVLGASTVMMGSFLAGSTEAPGAYEYRNGRRVKKYRGMGSLEAMTKGSDQRYLGDTAKLKIAQGVVGAVADKGSVLKFIPYTMHAVKQGFQDLGASSLQSAHELLREKVLRLEARTGAAQIEGGVHGLVSYEKKSF, encoded by the exons ATGGCTTCAGGATTCGAGGATGGATTCTCAGCGGAGAAGCTCTTCGCGCAGGGATACTCCTACACCTACGACGACGTGATATTCCTCCCTCACTACATCGACTTCTCCACGGACGCCGTCTCGCTCTCCACGCGCCTCAGCAAGCGCGTCCCTCTCTCCATCCCCTGCGTCGCTTCGCCTATGGACACCGTCTCCGAGTCCCACATGGCCGCTGCTATGGCCGCGCTCGGAGGTATCGGAATCGTCCACTATAACTGCGACATCGCCACTCAGGCTTCCGTAATCCGCCACGCTAAATCCCTCCGTGTTCCGATTGCCTCCGACGCCGTTTTCAAGTGCCCTGAGAATCTGATTGGTTCGGTTGATGACTTTGGTCCTTCTTCCTTCGTTTTTGTCTCTCAGACAG GGACATTGACACCGAGTTTGTTGGGTTACGTCTCAAAATCGGAGTGGTCTTGTATGAAAGATGAACAAAAGGAAATGAAGATATATGATTACATGCGTAGCTGTGAGAGCAGAGACTACTATGTTCCGTGGGATATCGATCTCGACAAGATCGATGCGGTTTTGGAAGATAAGCAGAAAGGCTTTGTGGTTCTGGAGAAGGATGGTGAGACCGTGAATGTAGTGACAAAAGACGATGTGGAGAGGGTTAAAGGATATCCTAAGTTAGGGTCAGGAACCGTTGGTCCGGACAATAAGTGGATGGTGGGTGCAGCCATAGGGACAAGGGAGTCGGATAAGGAGAGGTTAGAGCATCTGGTGAAAGCTGGGGCTAATGTTGTGGTGTTGGATAGTTCGCAAGGGAACTCTATTTACCAGATTGAGATGATTAAATACGTGAAGAATTTGTATCCGGAGTTGGATGTGGTCGGTGGGAATGTGGTGACTATGTACCAGGCCGAGAACTTGATCAAAGCTGGAGTTGATGGGCTGAGAGTTGGTATGGGGTCTGGGTCTATATGCACTACACAAGAGGTTTGTGCTGTTGGACGTGGACAG GCTACTGCTGTGTACAAAGTATCGACGCTTGCTGCTCAGCACGGTGTACCTGTTATAGCAGATGGAGGGATATCAAACTCAGGTCACATTGTGAAGGCTCTAGTCCTTGGAGCATCAACTGTGATGATGGGAAGCTTCTTAGCTGGAAGCACTGAGGCTCCTGGTGCTTACGAATATCGA AATGGTAGGAGAGTGAAAAAGTACAGAGGCATGGGTTCATTAGAAGCGATGACAAAAGGAAGCGATCAAAGATACTTGGGAGACACCGCGAAGCTCAAGATTGCACAAGGAGTGGTGGGAGCAGTGGCGGATAAAGGCTCGGTGTTGAAGTTCATACCATACACAATGCATGCCGTGAAGCAAGGTTTCCAAGATCTTGGTGCTTCCTCTTTGCAATCCGCTCACGAGCTATTGAGAGAAAAGGTCCTTAGACTAGAG GCTCGTACCGGTGCAGCACAGATTGAGGGTGGAGTCCATGGACTTGTTTCTTACGAAAAGAAATCATTTTAG
- the LOC103872426 gene encoding organic cation/carnitine transporter 6, whose product MADQSKPLLLSADDSNVDHKTRPEALTFDNIVEQSLSDFGFWQLFQVILVGLALFFDAQQIFITVYTDAYPTWHCLNHTICDHSTSDICQLPRSAWEWDGGSKDKTVISDLGLECSSSLLRSMPSSAFYIGAIVGGFVLALIPDGSLGRKKLVLLSTFAMSITSISVAFSANVWIYTTLKFIIGFSRSQTWSYALVLISERVSTRWRPRATMIPFTFFVLGFMSLSGIAFLAQHSSWRFLYLYTAVPAIFYCIFLYIFALESPRWLHMQGNDEEAINVLKSMSSKNKPYLESLVSQLPPEQETSEELPRYSIKDFFFRKWAFRRIVVVMIILFGLGISYYGVPLAARDIDVNIYLSETLNAVVELPTFVITPILLERFNRRSSVLVNTLLGGASGVLCFVLSLLGKTGMAFAFELATFFCARIGFNLMAVYMVEMFPTCVRSSATMMFRQALVVGGACCPLIASIGRDLPSVSFAIFGVAMSGFGLFVLILPETKGSSLCDTMEEQEKRDQTINTSHC is encoded by the coding sequence ATGGCTGATCAGTCAAAACCATTGTTGTTGTCTGCCGATGATTCCAACGTCGACCACAAAACCAGACCAGAAGCTTTAACTTTCGACAACATTGTCGAACAGAGTCTATCAGATTTTGGGTTCTGGCAACTCTTCCAGGTAATCCTCGTTGGCCTCGCTTTGTTCTTCGATGCTCAGCAGATATTCATCACCGTTTACACAGACGCATACCCCACGTGGCACTGTCTTAACCACACGATCTGCGATCATTCCACTTCCGACATCTGCCAGCTCCCAAGATCAGCCTGGGAATGGGACGGTGGCTCCAAGGACAAAACCGTCATTTCAGATTTAGGACTCGAGTGCTCGAGCTCATTACTCAGAAGTATGCCTAGCTCTGCTTTCTACATCGGTGCCATTGTTGGAGGATTCGTTCTAGCGTTAATCCCAGATGGTTCCTTAGGCCGCAAGAAACTAGTTTTGCTCTCTACCTTTGCTATGTCAATCACTTCAATCTCTGTTGCCTTCTCAGCCAACGTATGGATCTACACAACGCTAAAGTTTATCATCGGGTTCTCGAGATCACAGACATGGTCATACGCGCTGGTTCTCATCAGTGAGCGAGTCTCCACCAGATGGAGACCGAGAGCTACGATGATTCCATTTACCTTTTTCGTTTTAGGGTTTATGTCATTGTCTGGAATCGCCTTCCTTGCTCAACACTCTTCATGGAGATTTCTCTATCTCTACACAGCTGTTCCCGCAATATTCTACTGTATCTTCCTCTACATATTCGCACTCGAATCACCTAGGTGGCTTCACATGCAaggaaacgacgaagaagctattaATGTTCTCAAAAGCATGTCATCCAAGAACAAACCCTACTTGGAATCACTAGTTTCTCAGTTACCTCCGGAGCAAGAAACCTCTGAAGAGCTGCCAAGGTACTCTATTAAGGACTTCTTCTTCCGAAAGTGGGCTTTTCGGAGGATTGTAGTTGTTATGATCATATTGTTTGGATTGGGAATATCGTACTATGGAGTTCCATTAGCAGCTAGAGATATAGACGTCAACATATACTTGAGCGAAACCCTAAACGCAGTGGTGGAGTTGCCTACTTTCGTTATCACTCCGATCTTATTGGAGAGGTTCAACAGAAGAAGCTCTGTTCTAGTGAATACCTTACTCGGTGGAGCCTCGGGAGTGCTTTGTTTCGTTCTCAGTCTTCTCGGGAAAACAGGGATGGCGTTTGCGTTTGAGCTAGCGACATTTTTCTGTGCAAGAATCGGATTCAACCTAATGGCGGTTTATATGGTTGAAATGTTTCCGACATGTGTGAGAAGTTCCGCAACAATGATGTTTAGACAGGCTCTTGTCGTTGGAGGAGCTTGTTGTCCGCTCATTGCTTCCATTGGGAGAGATTTACCATCAGTATCCTTTGCGATTTTCGGAGTTGCCATGTCAGGTTTTGGATTGTTCGTTTTGATTCTACCCGAGACAAAAGGTTCAAGCCTCTGCGATACAATGGAAGAACAAGAGAAGAGAGATCAAACCATAAACACTAGCCATTGTTGA